In a genomic window of Rhopalosiphum maidis isolate BTI-1 chromosome 4, ASM367621v3, whole genome shotgun sequence:
- the LOC113559467 gene encoding ichor-like, producing MRLSNGSEATTDSMVEMLQFNEHFLDEDGTKFMLNPAELEDLLGRDQYAADGSPIAVSVQQQQQQQPHLHGGHHHHGHHHQQPNGVDQPNTKPTANFADLKPLMPFHTITERVNINGIPGHHYQSIASNNRVAENNNNTATANNNMYYQNEYLVTSSTNAGLTKFKEEDTFVDNQFDEFEMLMGSPSFGPDTTVTASGDHPAVDGPDEWLSVGDDWTSYEHPNGSPQDNKAGILSDVTIHDLVASSQFPGMTNGGAGGGGGAGGYHQQPPSSMQKPLYQQQQQQQQQQQQQQQQQQPRELVTSNVPPPAPRPAAAAFMPLLQSRLQNGPANKAPLQDAGSYHMDCASSPSSSTPSYLAHSPTSHVVSTTDLGGYMPSAAAAAAAAAAAAAAASVHSSRPSPEFAHTTTPGQGSHMTAKKSRNRSGKAKGSGGGGGGGGGGGVAARSTVVYCSDGNVARERTVHNCHICNRGFLNKSNIKVHLRTHTGEKPFRCEVCQKAFRQKAHLIKHAQIHKRSGRD from the coding sequence ATGCGGCTATCCAACGGCAGCGAAGCGACCACGGACTCCATGGTTGAAATGTTGCAGTTCAACGAGCACTTCCTCGACGAGGACGGCACCAAATTCATGTTGAATCCCGCCGAGCTAGAAGACCTGCTGGGACGCGATCAGTACGCCGCCGACGGTTCACCGATCGCCGTGTCAGTgcaacaacaacagcagcagcaaccaCACCTCCACGGCGGTCACCACCACCACGGCCATCACCACCAACAGCCGAACGGCGTCGATCAACCCAACACCAAGCCCACCGCGAATTTCGCCGACCTCAAACCGCTGATGCCGTTCCACACGATCACGGAGCGCGTCAACATCAACGGCATACCCGGCCACCACTACCAGTCGATCGCGTCCAACAACCGGGTGGCCGAGAACAACAACAACACGGCCACGGCCAACAACAACATGTACTACCAAAACGAATACCTGGTAACGTCGTCCACGAACGCGGGACTGACCAAGTTCAAGGAGGAAGACACGTTTGTCGACAATCAGTTCGACGAGTTCGAGATGCTGATGGGCAGCCCGTCGTTCGGGCCGGACACTACGGTGACGGCCAGCGGCGACCACCCGGCCGTGGACGGTCCCGACGAGTGGCTGAGCGTGGGCGACGACTGGACGTCGTACGAACACCCGAACGGTTCGCCGCAGGACAACAAGGCCGGCATACTGTCCGACGTCACCATACACGACCTGGTGGCCAGTTCCCAGTTCCCTGGCATGACGAACGGAGGTGCCGGCGGAGGCGGCGGCGCGGGAGGTTATCACCAGCAGCCGCCGTCGTCCATGCAGAAACCGCTGTaccagcaacagcagcagcaacagcaacagcagcagcagcaacagcaacagcagcagcccCGCGAGCTGGTCACGTCCAACGTGCCGCCGCCCGCGCCCCGCCCGGCCGCCGCGGCGTTCATGCCGCTGCTCCAGAGCCGACTGCAGAACGGGCCGGCCAACAAAGCGCCGCTCCAAGACGCCGGCAGCTATCACATGGACTGCgcgtcgtcgccgtcgtcgtccaCCCCGTCGTACCTGGCGCACAGCCCGACCAGTCACGTGGTCAGCACCACGGACCTGGGCGGTTACATGCCGTCGGCCGCGGCCGCCGCCGCAGCCGCtgcagccgccgccgccgccgcgtccGTCCACAGTTCGCGGCCGTCGCCCGAATTCGCGCACACCACCACGCCCGGCCAGGGATCGCACATGACCGCGAAAAAGTCGCGGAACAGGAGCGGCAAGGCAAAGGGTAGCGGAGGTGGCGGAGGGGGCGGTGGGGGCGGCGGAGTCGCCGCCCGGAGCACAGTGGTCTACTGTTCGGACGGCAACGTGGCCAGGGAACGGACCGTGCACAACTGTCACATATGCAACCGCGGGTTCCTGAACAAGAGCAATATCAAGGTTCACCTGCGCACGCACACGGGCGAAAAACCGTTCCGGTGCGAGGTGTGCCAGAAAGCGTTCCGGCAGAAGGCCCATCTCATCAAGCACGCGCAGATCCACAAACGCAGCGGCCGGGACTGA